One genomic segment of Streptococcus salivarius includes these proteins:
- a CDS encoding ABC transporter ATP-binding protein, protein MLKLEKVTGGYANIPVLKDVTFEVADGELVGLIGLNGAGKSTTINEIIGLLTPYGGQIAIDGLTIQQDPASYRQKIGYIPETPSLYEELTLREHLETVLMAYGLDVTEGMARADKYLKLFRLDEKLDWFPTQFSKGMKQKVMIICAFIVNPSLFIVDEPFLGLDPLAISDLIELLAEEKAKGKAILMSTHVLDSAEKMCDRFVILHHGQVLAQGNLEELRQTFGDDSASLNDIYMQLTKGELS, encoded by the coding sequence ATGCTTAAATTAGAAAAGGTGACGGGTGGTTACGCTAATATTCCCGTCCTAAAAGATGTGACCTTTGAGGTGGCTGATGGTGAATTAGTTGGTCTCATTGGTCTTAATGGTGCTGGGAAATCAACAACAATTAACGAGATTATTGGTCTCTTAACACCTTATGGGGGACAGATTGCCATTGATGGGTTAACTATTCAACAAGATCCAGCCAGCTATCGTCAGAAGATAGGTTATATTCCCGAAACACCAAGTCTCTATGAAGAATTGACGCTTCGTGAACATTTGGAAACTGTGCTGATGGCCTATGGTCTTGATGTGACTGAGGGTATGGCACGTGCGGACAAGTACCTCAAACTCTTTCGCTTAGATGAAAAGTTAGATTGGTTCCCGACTCAGTTTTCAAAGGGGATGAAGCAGAAGGTCATGATTATCTGTGCCTTTATTGTGAATCCAAGTCTTTTCATAGTTGATGAACCCTTCTTGGGCTTGGACCCCTTGGCAATCTCCGACTTAATTGAGCTTTTAGCTGAGGAAAAAGCTAAGGGCAAGGCAATTCTCATGTCTACACACGTTTTGGATTCAGCTGAGAAGATGTGCGACCGCTTCGTGATTTTGCATCATGGACAGGTCTTGGCACAGGGAAATCTTGAGGAGCTCCGTCAGACTTTTGGCGATGATAGTGCTAGTCTTAACGATATCTACATGCAGCTAACTAAGGGAGAATTGTCATGA
- a CDS encoding HIT family protein produces the protein MDNCIFCKIISGEIPSSKVYEDDKVLAFLDISQATKGHTLVIPKEHVRNILEMSAATAETVFSRVPKIARAVQKATGAIGMNILNNNEEVAGQTVFHAHIHLVPRYGADDGIHMSFDEHEPDFAALANLADSIAKEVTE, from the coding sequence ATGGATAATTGTATTTTCTGTAAAATTATATCTGGGGAAATCCCATCATCAAAAGTCTACGAGGACGACAAGGTCTTAGCCTTCCTCGATATCTCACAAGCTACAAAAGGACATACCTTGGTCATTCCTAAAGAACACGTTCGCAACATTTTAGAAATGTCTGCTGCGACTGCTGAGACTGTCTTTAGCCGTGTTCCAAAAATTGCCCGTGCCGTGCAAAAAGCAACTGGAGCTATCGGCATGAATATCCTTAATAACAACGAAGAGGTTGCTGGACAAACCGTCTTCCACGCCCACATCCACCTCGTTCCTCGTTACGGTGCAGATGACGGTATCCACATGAGCTTTGATGAACACGAACCTGACTTTGCTGCCCTTGCCAACCTTGCTGACAGCATTGCTAAAGAGGTAACAGAATGA